A window of the Bactrocera neohumeralis isolate Rockhampton unplaced genomic scaffold, APGP_CSIRO_Bneo_wtdbg2-racon-allhic-juicebox.fasta_v2 cluster09, whole genome shotgun sequence genome harbors these coding sequences:
- the LOC126763935 gene encoding putative nuclease HARBI1 isoform X2 gives MSSEEKNEAKRAFYSMSGIPGVIGVVDSTHMQMIRPAVNEHLYFNRKLKHSINAMVMIIKAVNGRFAGACHNSHVWNLSSERQYLQSNYVNGEIRIRIHGDSGYPLERWLLTPYRNAAENSAESYYNVKFSKARSLIERVFRVLRARFRCLLAARELQYALEKVVQILNQ, from the exons ATGTCTTCAGAGGAGAAAAATGAAGCGAAACGAGCTTTTTACTCAATGTCTGGAATTCCAGGAGTAATTGGAGTGGTGGATAGTACTCACATGCAAATGATACGACCGGCAGTGAATGagcatttatatttcaataggAAATTAAAGCATAGTATAAACGCTATGGTG ATGATAATAAAAGCCGTTAACGGTCGGTTTGCTGGGGCGTGTCATAATTCACATGTTTGGAATTTGTCAAGCGAGCGCCAATATTTACAAAGCAACTATGTGAATGGAGAAATAAGAATTCGCATTCATG gCGACTCTGGATATCCGCTTGAGAGATGGCTTTTAACTCCATACAGAAATGCTGCTGAAAACTCTGCTGAAAGTTACTAcaacgtcaaattttcaaaagccAGATCCCTTATCGAACGAGTATTTAGAGTATTAAGAGCGCGGTTCCGATGCCTTTTAGCTGCTAGAGAACTACAATATGCCTTAGAAAAAGTGGTGCAAATTTTGAAC CAATAG
- the LOC126763935 gene encoding putative nuclease HARBI1 isoform X1 — protein sequence MSSEEKNEAKRAFYSMSGIPGVIGVVDSTHMQMIRPAVNEHLYFNRKLKHSINAMVMIIKAVNGRFAGACHNSHVWNLSSERQYLQSNYVNGEIRIRIHGDSGYPLERWLLTPYRNAAENSAESYYNVKFSKARSLIERVFRVLRARFRCLLAARELQYALEKVVQILNVCCALHNICTLFNVESPANIAIEVGEVDASYTETRDKEMSNSSLTGSERTIAKRQNHLNYDS from the exons ATGTCTTCAGAGGAGAAAAATGAAGCGAAACGAGCTTTTTACTCAATGTCTGGAATTCCAGGAGTAATTGGAGTGGTGGATAGTACTCACATGCAAATGATACGACCGGCAGTGAATGagcatttatatttcaataggAAATTAAAGCATAGTATAAACGCTATGGTG ATGATAATAAAAGCCGTTAACGGTCGGTTTGCTGGGGCGTGTCATAATTCACATGTTTGGAATTTGTCAAGCGAGCGCCAATATTTACAAAGCAACTATGTGAATGGAGAAATAAGAATTCGCATTCATG gCGACTCTGGATATCCGCTTGAGAGATGGCTTTTAACTCCATACAGAAATGCTGCTGAAAACTCTGCTGAAAGTTACTAcaacgtcaaattttcaaaagccAGATCCCTTATCGAACGAGTATTTAGAGTATTAAGAGCGCGGTTCCGATGCCTTTTAGCTGCTAGAGAACTACAATATGCCTTAGAAAAAGTGGTGCAAATTTTGAACGTATGTTGTGCTCTTCATAATATTTGCACTCTTTTTAATGTGGAATCACCTGCCAATATAGCAATAGAAGTTGGAGAAGTCGATGCTAGTTATACTgaaaccagagataaagagatgtccaactcctctctcactggaagtgagagaacaattgctaaacgtcaaaaccacctaaactatgacagttga
- the LOC126763888 gene encoding DNA replication licensing factor Mcm5 — protein MEGFDEAGVFFSDNFSGESQQDGSQVNMQAVKRKYKEFLRTFSEDNFFYKYRDSLKRNYLNSRYFLEVEIEDLIGFDEVLADKLYKQPTEHLQLFEEAAREFADEITSPRPEHEENVHDIQILLSSHANPTNVRELKSDSVSKLVKIAGIIVSASGIKAKATRMSIMCQSCNTVIPNLKVNAGLEGFTLPRKCTSEQAGRPKCPLDPFFIMPDKCKCVDFQLLKLQELPDFVPQGEIPRHLQLFCERSLCERVVPGNRALIQGIYSIRKVGKPSRQDGREKAVVGVRAPYMRVVGIKVDSEGSGAISRYSNVTVEEEEVFRRLAASPDIYDRLSKSLAPSIFGSEDIKKAITCMLFGGSRKRLPDGLCRRGDINVLLLGDPGTAKSQLLKFVEKVAPIGVYTSGKGSSAAGLTASVIKDPSTRNFIMEGGAMVLADGGVVCIDEFDKMREDDRVAIHEAMEQQTISIAKAGITTTLNSRCSVLAAANSIFGRWDETKGEENIDFMPTILSRFDMIFIVKDVHDETRDITMAKHIINVHLSSNKNIPVERSEGEISLSTFKKYIHYCRTHCGPRLSEDAGDKLKSRYVLMRSGAGQQEKSADKRLSIPITVRQLEAIIRISESLAKMRLLPFATDEHVNEALRLFQVSTLDAAMTGCLAGVEGFATEEDQETLNRIEKQLKRRFAIGSQVSEQNVVQDFLRQKYDERAILKVIHTMIRRGELQHRMQRKMLYRLC, from the exons ATGGAAGGTTTTGATGAAGCAGGCGTCTTTTTTTCCGACAATTTCAGTGGAGAAAGTCAGCAAGATGGGTCACAAGTTAACATGCAAGCGGTCAAAAGAAAGTATAAAGAATTCCTCCGCACTTTCAGCGAGGAcaactttttttacaaatacag aGATTCTTTGAAGCGCAATTACTTGAATTCAAGATATTTTCTTGAAGTTGAAATTGAAGATTTAATAGGTTTCGACGAAGTTTTAGCAGATAAACTATACAAGCAGCCGACTGAGCATTTGCAACTTTTCGAAGAAGCGGCTCGTGAGTTTGCTGATGAGATAACTTCACCAAGGCCAGAACATGAAGAAAATGTGCATGATATCCAAATATTACTTTCTTCTCATGCTAATCCCACCAACGTGCGTGAATTGAAGTCTGATAGTGtatcaaaattggtaaaaattgcTGGCATTATTGTGTCGGCATCAGGTATTAAAGCTAAGGCAACTCGAATGTCAATAATGTGTCAATCATGCAACACTGTCATTcctaatttaaaagtaaatgcAGGTTTGGAAGGTTTTACCCTTCCGCGTAAATGCACATCTGAGCAGGCTGGTCGTCCGAAATGCCCCTTGGACCCATTTTTTATTATGCCTGATAAATGTAAATGTGTagattttcaacttttaaagtTACAGGAGTTACCGGATTTTGTGCCACAAGGCGAAATACCTCGTCACTTGCAGTTGTTTTGTGAAAGATCATTATGCGAACGTGTAGTACCTGGCAATAGAGCGCTTATCCAAGGTATTTATTCTATAAGGaaagttggaaaaccatctcgACAAGATGGTCGCGAAAAAGCTGTTGTAGGAGTTCGTGCTCCTTATATGCGCGTTGTCGGTATAAAAGTAGATTCGGAAGGTTCTGGTGCTATATCACGCTATAGTAATGTCACAGTAGAGGAAGAAGAGGTATTCCGGAGATTGGCAGCTTCTCCCGATATTTATGATCGTTTATCAAAATCATTGGCCCCTAGTATATTTGGTTCTGAAGATATCAAGAAAGCTATAACTTGTATGTTATTTGGAggatctcgtaaacgcttaccTGATGGTCTTTGTAGGCGTGGAGATATCAACGTGTTATTATTGGGCGACCCTGGTACTGCGAAGTCACAACTTTTGAAGTTTGTGGAAAAAGTTGCTCCCATTGGAGTGTATACTTCTGGGAAAGGATCAAGCGCTGCAGGATTGACTGCTTCTGTAATAAAGGATCCTTCTACg CGAAATTTTATAATGGAGGGCGGTGCCATGGTACTAGCTGATGGCGGAGTTGTTTGCATAGATGAGTTCGACAAAATGCGTGAAGATGATCGCGTTGCTATACATGAAGCCATGGAACAGCAAACGATATCTATAGCGAAAGCAGGTATAACTACAACACTGAATTCACGTTGTTCAGTTTTAGCCGCtgcaaattcaatttttggtcGGTGGGATGAAACAAAAGGAGAAGAGAATATTGACTTTATGCCAACTATATTGTCTCGATTTGATATGATATTCATAGTGAAGGATGTACATGATGAAACAAGAGATATTACAATGGCAAAGCATATAATTAATGTTCATTTGTCGTCTAATAAGAACATACCAGTAGAACGTTCAGAAGGAGAGATTTCATtatcaacatttaaaaaatacattcaTTATTGCCGCACGCATTGTGGACCGCGCTTAAGTGAAGATGCAGGTGATAAACTGAAAAGTCGATATGTATTAATGCGAAGTGGAGCAGGGCAACAAGAAAAATCTGCTGACAAACGTTTAAGTATTCCAATTACTGTTCGTCAGTTGGAGGCCATTATTCGGATCTCCGAGTCTTTGGCAAAAATGAGGCTACTTCCTTTTGCAACAGATGAGCATGTCAATGAAGCCCTCAGGCTGTTTCAGGTTTCTACCTTAGACGCTGCAATGACTGGTTGCTTGGCTGGTGTGGAAGGATTCGCCACAGAAGAAGACCAGGAAACATTGAATAGAATTGAAAAGCAGTTAAAACGACGCTTTGCTATTGGCTCTCAAGTTTCTGAACAAAATGTGGTTCAG GATTTTCTACGGCAGAAATATGACGAACGGGCAATTTTGAAAGTAATACATACTATGATAAGACGGGGAGAATTACAACATCGAATGCAACGAAAAATGCTATATAGGTTATGCTAA